One window of the Deltaproteobacteria bacterium genome contains the following:
- a CDS encoding beta-ketoacyl-ACP reductase, producing MSVQSVESPRLVPSAKRLAGKRIVVTGSSRGIGAGIASWLATEGAQVVVTYSSNESAAQAVVKSLAGSGHLCLPLNVADEASVDSFFAKVAESGPLHGLVNNAGIEKDQLILRMKVEEFDAVIGTNLRGSFLCARTAIKMMFKAKVPGSIVNITSVIGEMGNPGQSNYAASKAGVEAMSKSLAKEVASRGIRLNCVAPGFIDTDMTKKMSEEQKAKILSGVPLGAMGTTEDIAAATAFLLSDEARYITGHTLSVNGGLYI from the coding sequence ATGTCAGTTCAATCAGTGGAAAGTCCTCGGTTGGTACCTTCGGCAAAGCGGTTGGCTGGCAAGCGAATCGTCGTTACGGGTTCTTCCCGGGGAATTGGTGCCGGGATTGCCTCCTGGCTTGCGACAGAGGGCGCCCAAGTCGTAGTCACCTACTCTTCCAATGAATCAGCTGCTCAGGCGGTTGTGAAATCTTTGGCAGGTTCCGGCCACTTGTGTCTGCCGTTGAATGTAGCGGATGAGGCGTCGGTCGATTCATTTTTTGCCAAAGTGGCGGAATCGGGCCCGTTACACGGACTCGTTAACAACGCGGGCATCGAGAAAGATCAGCTCATATTGAGGATGAAAGTCGAAGAGTTTGATGCGGTGATTGGGACAAATCTTCGTGGCTCGTTTTTGTGTGCCCGAACGGCGATTAAAATGATGTTCAAAGCCAAAGTCCCGGGTTCCATTGTCAACATTACCTCGGTGATCGGCGAAATGGGAAATCCAGGTCAAAGTAACTATGCGGCCTCCAAAGCGGGCGTTGAAGCTATGTCAAAATCGCTGGCAAAAGAGGTCGCCTCACGCGGAATCCGCCTCAACTGTGTAGCGCCCGGTTTTATAGATACCGACATGACTAAAAAGATGTCAGAAGAACAAAAGGCGAAAATTTTGTCTGGCGTTCCATTAGGAGCGATGGGAACGACCGAAGATATAGCAGCGGCGACAGCGTTCTTGCTTAGCGATGAGGCGCGTTATATAACAGGCCATACTTTGAGTGTTAATGGTGGACTTTATATCTAA